A single region of the Pan troglodytes isolate AG18354 chromosome 18, NHGRI_mPanTro3-v2.0_pri, whole genome shotgun sequence genome encodes:
- the BCAR1 gene encoding breast cancer anti-estrogen resistance protein 1 isoform X9 produces MSVPNVLAKALYDNVAESPDELSFRKGDIMTVLEQDTQGLDGWWLCSLHGRQGIVPGNRLKILVGMYDKKPAGPGPGPPATPAQPQPGLHAPAPPASQYTPMLPNTYQPQPDSVYLVPTPSKAQQGLYQVPGPSPQFQSPPAKQTSTFSKQTPHHPFPSPATDLYQVPPGPGGPAQDIYQVPPSAGMGHDIYQVPPSMDTRSWEGTKPPAKVVVPTRVGQGYVYEAAQPEQDEYDIPRHLLAPGPQDIYDVPPVRGLLPSQYGQEVYDTPPMAVKGPNGRDPLLEVYDVPPSVEKGLPPSNHHAVYDVPPSVSKDVPDGPLLREETYDVPPAFAKTKPFDPARTPLVLAAPPPDSPPAEDVYDVPPPAPDLYDVPPGLRRPGPGTLYDVPRERVLPPEVADGGVVDSGVYAVPPPAEREAPAEGKRLSASSTGSTRSSQSASSLEVAGPGREPLELEVAVEALARLQQGVSATVAHLLDLAGSAGGTGSWRSPSEPQEPLVQDLQAAVAAVQSAVHELLEFARSAVGNAAHTSDRALHAKLSRQLQKMEDVHQTLVAHGQALDAGRGGSGATLEDLDRLVACSRAVPEDAKQLASFLHGNASLLFRRTKAPAPGPEGGGTLHPNPTDKTSSIQSRPLPSPPKFTSQDSPDGQYENSEGGWMEDYDYVHLQGKEEFEKTQKELLEKGSITRQGKSQLELQQLKQFERLEQEVSRPIDHDLANWTPAQPLAPGRTGGLGPSDRQLLLFYLEQCEANLTTLTNAVDAFFTAVATNQPPKIFVAHSKFVILSAHKLVFIGDTLSRQAKAADVRSQVTHYSNLLCDLLRGIVATTKAAALQYPSPSAAQDMVERVKELGHSTQQFRRVLGQLAAA; encoded by the exons AACGTGCTGGCCAAAGCCCTCTATGACAATGTGGCCGAGTCCCCGGATGAGCTCTCCTTCCGCAAGGGCGACATCATGACGGTGCTGGAGCAGGACACGCAGGGCCTGGACGGCTGGTGGCTCTGCTCGCTGCATGGGCGCCAGGGCATCGTGCCTGGGAACCGCCTCAAGATCTTGGTGGGCATGTATGATAAGAAGCCAGCAGGGCCTGGCCCCGGCCCTCCTGCCACCCCGgcccagcctcagcctggccTCCATGCCCCAGCGCCTCCGGCCTCCCAGTACACGCCCATGCTCCCCAACACCTACCAGCCCCAGCCAGACAGCGTCTACCTGGTGCCCACTCCCAGCAAGGCTCAGCAAGGCCTCTACCAAGTCCCGGGTCCCAGCCCTCAGTTCCAGTCGCCCCCAGCCAAGCAGACATCCACCTTCTCGAAGCAGACACCCCATCACCCGTTTCCCAGCCCGGCCACAGACCTGTACCAGGTGCCCCCAGGGCCTGGAGGCCCTGCCCAGGATATTTACCAGGTGCCACCTTCTGCCGGGATGGGGCATGACATCTACCAGGTCCCCCCGTCCATGGACACACGCAGCTGGGAAGGCACGAAGCCCCCGGCAAAG GTGGTGGTGCCCACCCGCGTGGGGCAGGGCTATGTATACGAGGCCGCCCAGCCGGAGCAGGACGAGTACGACATCCCGCGACACCTGCTGGCCCCAGGGCCACAGGACATCTATGATGTGCCCCCGGTTCGGGGGCTGCTTCCCAGCCAGTATGGCCAGGAG GTGTATGACACACCCCCCATGGCTGTCAAGGGTCCCAATGGCCGAGACCCGTTGCTGGAGGTGTATGACGTGCCCCCCAGTGTGGAGAAGGGCCTGCCACCGTCCAACCACCACGCA GTCTACGACGTTCCTCCATCGGTGAGCAAGGATGTGCCCGATGGCCCACTGCTGCGTGAGGAGACCTACGATGTGCCCCCCGCCTTCGCCAAGACCAAGCCCTTTGACCCGGCCCGCACCCCACTGGTACTGGCTGCGCCCCCTCCAGACTCCCCGCCGGCCGAGGACGTGTATGACGTGCCGCCCCCGGCTCCTGACCTCTACGACGTGCCCCCTGGCTTGCGGCGGCCTGGCCCGGGCACCCTGTACGATGTGCCCCGTGAACGGGTGCTTCCTCCTGAGGTGGCTGATGGTGGCGTGGTCGACAGTGGTGTGTATGCGGTGCCTCCCCCAGCTGAACGTGAAGCCCCGGCAGAGGGCAAGCGCCTGTCGGCCTCCAGCACCGGCAGCACACGCAGCAGCCAGTCTGCGTCCTCCTTGGAGGTGGCAGGGCCGGGCCGGGAACCCCTGGAGCTGGAAGTTGCTGTGGAGGCCCTGGCACGGCTGCAGCAGGGTGTGAGCGCCACCGTTGCCCACCTTCTGGACCTGGCAGGCAGCGCCGGTGGGACTGGGAGCTGGCGTAGCCCCTCTGAGCCACAGGAGCCGCTGGTGCAGGACCTGCAGGCTGCTGTGGCCGCCGTCCAGAGTGCCGTCCACGAGCTGTTGGAGTTTGCCCGCAGCGCGGTGGGCAATGCTGCCCACACATCTGACCGTGCCCTGCATGCCAAGCTTAGCCGGCAGCTGCAGAAGATGGAGGACGTGCACCAGACGCTGGTGGCACATGGTCAGGCCCTCGACGCTGGCCGGGGAGGCTCTGGAGCCACCCTTGAGGACCTGGACCGGCTGGTGGCCTGCTCGCGGGCTGTGCCCGAGGACGCCAAGCAGCTGGCCTCCTTCCTGCATGGCAATGCCTCACTGCTCTTCAGACGGACCAAGGCCCCTGCCCCGGGGCCTGAGGGGGGTGGCACCCTGCACCCCAACCCCACTGACAAGACCAGCAGCATCCAGTCACGACCCCTGCCCTCACCCCCTAAGTTCACCTCCCAGGACTCGCCAGATGGGCAGTACGAGAACAGCGAGGGGGGCTGGATGGAGGACTATGACTACGTCCACCTACAG GGGAAGGAGGAGTTTGAGAAGACCCAGAAGGAGCTGCTGGAAAAGGGCAGCATCACGCGGCAGGGCAAGAGCCAGCTGGAGTTGCAGCAG ctgaAGCAGTTTGAACGACTGGAACAGGAGGTGTCACGGCCCATAGACCACGACCTGGCCAACTGGACGCCAGCCCAACCCCTGGCCCCGGGGCGAACAGGCGGCCTGGGGCCCTCGGACCGGCAGCTGCTGCTCTTCTACCTGGAGCAGTGTGAGGCCAACCTGACCACACTGACCAACGCCGTGGACGCCTTCTTTACCGCCGTGGCCACCAACCAGCCGCCCAAGATCTTTGTGGCGCACAGCAAGTTCGTCATCCTCAGCGCCCACAAGCTGGTGTTCATCGGGGACACACTGTCACGGCAGGCCAAGGCTGCTGACGTGCGCAGCCAGGTGACCCATTACAGCAACCTGCTGTGCGACCTCCTGCGCGGCATCGTGGCCACCACCAAGGCCGCTGCCTTGCAGTACCCATCGCCTTCCGCGGCCCAGGACATGGTGGAGAGGGTCAAGGAGCTGGGCCACAGCACCCAGCAGTTCCGCCGCGTCCTAGGCCAGCTGGCAGCCGCCTGA
- the BCAR1 gene encoding breast cancer anti-estrogen resistance protein 1 isoform X7, with protein sequence MQGKNVLAKALYDNVAESPDELSFRKGDIMTVLEQDTQGLDGWWLCSLHGRQGIVPGNRLKILVGMYDKKPAGPGPGPPATPAQPQPGLHAPAPPASQYTPMLPNTYQPQPDSVYLVPTPSKAQQGLYQVPGPSPQFQSPPAKQTSTFSKQTPHHPFPSPATDLYQVPPGPGGPAQDIYQVPPSAGMGHDIYQVPPSMDTRSWEGTKPPAKVVVPTRVGQGYVYEAAQPEQDEYDIPRHLLAPGPQDIYDVPPVRGLLPSQYGQEVYDTPPMAVKGPNGRDPLLEVYDVPPSVEKGLPPSNHHAVSKCQGNARARLRLWGVWVYDVPPSVSKDVPDGPLLREETYDVPPAFAKTKPFDPARTPLVLAAPPPDSPPAEDVYDVPPPAPDLYDVPPGLRRPGPGTLYDVPRERVLPPEVADGGVVDSGVYAVPPPAEREAPAEGKRLSASSTGSTRSSQSASSLEVAGPGREPLELEVAVEALARLQQGVSATVAHLLDLAGSAGGTGSWRSPSEPQEPLVQDLQAAVAAVQSAVHELLEFARSAVGNAAHTSDRALHAKLSRQLQKMEDVHQTLVAHGQALDAGRGGSGATLEDLDRLVACSRAVPEDAKQLASFLHGNASLLFRRTKAPAPGPEGGGTLHPNPTDKTSSIQSRPLPSPPKFTSQDSPDGQYENSEGGWMEDYDYVHLQGKEEFEKTQKELLEKGSITRQGKSQLELQQLKQFERLEQEVSRPIDHDLANWTPAQPLAPGRTGGLGPSDRQLLLFYLEQCEANLTTLTNAVDAFFTAVATNQPPKIFVAHSKFVILSAHKLVFIGDTLSRQAKAADVRSQVTHYSNLLCDLLRGIVATTKAAALQYPSPSAAQDMVERVKELGHSTQQFRRVLGQLAAA encoded by the exons AACGTGCTGGCCAAAGCCCTCTATGACAATGTGGCCGAGTCCCCGGATGAGCTCTCCTTCCGCAAGGGCGACATCATGACGGTGCTGGAGCAGGACACGCAGGGCCTGGACGGCTGGTGGCTCTGCTCGCTGCATGGGCGCCAGGGCATCGTGCCTGGGAACCGCCTCAAGATCTTGGTGGGCATGTATGATAAGAAGCCAGCAGGGCCTGGCCCCGGCCCTCCTGCCACCCCGgcccagcctcagcctggccTCCATGCCCCAGCGCCTCCGGCCTCCCAGTACACGCCCATGCTCCCCAACACCTACCAGCCCCAGCCAGACAGCGTCTACCTGGTGCCCACTCCCAGCAAGGCTCAGCAAGGCCTCTACCAAGTCCCGGGTCCCAGCCCTCAGTTCCAGTCGCCCCCAGCCAAGCAGACATCCACCTTCTCGAAGCAGACACCCCATCACCCGTTTCCCAGCCCGGCCACAGACCTGTACCAGGTGCCCCCAGGGCCTGGAGGCCCTGCCCAGGATATTTACCAGGTGCCACCTTCTGCCGGGATGGGGCATGACATCTACCAGGTCCCCCCGTCCATGGACACACGCAGCTGGGAAGGCACGAAGCCCCCGGCAAAG GTGGTGGTGCCCACCCGCGTGGGGCAGGGCTATGTATACGAGGCCGCCCAGCCGGAGCAGGACGAGTACGACATCCCGCGACACCTGCTGGCCCCAGGGCCACAGGACATCTATGATGTGCCCCCGGTTCGGGGGCTGCTTCCCAGCCAGTATGGCCAGGAG GTGTATGACACACCCCCCATGGCTGTCAAGGGTCCCAATGGCCGAGACCCGTTGCTGGAGGTGTATGACGTGCCCCCCAGTGTGGAGAAGGGCCTGCCACCGTCCAACCACCACGCAGTGAGCAAATGCCAGGGCAATGCCAGGGCCAGGCTGaggctgtggggtgtctgg GTCTACGACGTTCCTCCATCGGTGAGCAAGGATGTGCCCGATGGCCCACTGCTGCGTGAGGAGACCTACGATGTGCCCCCCGCCTTCGCCAAGACCAAGCCCTTTGACCCGGCCCGCACCCCACTGGTACTGGCTGCGCCCCCTCCAGACTCCCCGCCGGCCGAGGACGTGTATGACGTGCCGCCCCCGGCTCCTGACCTCTACGACGTGCCCCCTGGCTTGCGGCGGCCTGGCCCGGGCACCCTGTACGATGTGCCCCGTGAACGGGTGCTTCCTCCTGAGGTGGCTGATGGTGGCGTGGTCGACAGTGGTGTGTATGCGGTGCCTCCCCCAGCTGAACGTGAAGCCCCGGCAGAGGGCAAGCGCCTGTCGGCCTCCAGCACCGGCAGCACACGCAGCAGCCAGTCTGCGTCCTCCTTGGAGGTGGCAGGGCCGGGCCGGGAACCCCTGGAGCTGGAAGTTGCTGTGGAGGCCCTGGCACGGCTGCAGCAGGGTGTGAGCGCCACCGTTGCCCACCTTCTGGACCTGGCAGGCAGCGCCGGTGGGACTGGGAGCTGGCGTAGCCCCTCTGAGCCACAGGAGCCGCTGGTGCAGGACCTGCAGGCTGCTGTGGCCGCCGTCCAGAGTGCCGTCCACGAGCTGTTGGAGTTTGCCCGCAGCGCGGTGGGCAATGCTGCCCACACATCTGACCGTGCCCTGCATGCCAAGCTTAGCCGGCAGCTGCAGAAGATGGAGGACGTGCACCAGACGCTGGTGGCACATGGTCAGGCCCTCGACGCTGGCCGGGGAGGCTCTGGAGCCACCCTTGAGGACCTGGACCGGCTGGTGGCCTGCTCGCGGGCTGTGCCCGAGGACGCCAAGCAGCTGGCCTCCTTCCTGCATGGCAATGCCTCACTGCTCTTCAGACGGACCAAGGCCCCTGCCCCGGGGCCTGAGGGGGGTGGCACCCTGCACCCCAACCCCACTGACAAGACCAGCAGCATCCAGTCACGACCCCTGCCCTCACCCCCTAAGTTCACCTCCCAGGACTCGCCAGATGGGCAGTACGAGAACAGCGAGGGGGGCTGGATGGAGGACTATGACTACGTCCACCTACAG GGGAAGGAGGAGTTTGAGAAGACCCAGAAGGAGCTGCTGGAAAAGGGCAGCATCACGCGGCAGGGCAAGAGCCAGCTGGAGTTGCAGCAG ctgaAGCAGTTTGAACGACTGGAACAGGAGGTGTCACGGCCCATAGACCACGACCTGGCCAACTGGACGCCAGCCCAACCCCTGGCCCCGGGGCGAACAGGCGGCCTGGGGCCCTCGGACCGGCAGCTGCTGCTCTTCTACCTGGAGCAGTGTGAGGCCAACCTGACCACACTGACCAACGCCGTGGACGCCTTCTTTACCGCCGTGGCCACCAACCAGCCGCCCAAGATCTTTGTGGCGCACAGCAAGTTCGTCATCCTCAGCGCCCACAAGCTGGTGTTCATCGGGGACACACTGTCACGGCAGGCCAAGGCTGCTGACGTGCGCAGCCAGGTGACCCATTACAGCAACCTGCTGTGCGACCTCCTGCGCGGCATCGTGGCCACCACCAAGGCCGCTGCCTTGCAGTACCCATCGCCTTCCGCGGCCCAGGACATGGTGGAGAGGGTCAAGGAGCTGGGCCACAGCACCCAGCAGTTCCGCCGCGTCCTAGGCCAGCTGGCAGCCGCCTGA
- the BCAR1 gene encoding breast cancer anti-estrogen resistance protein 1 isoform X8, with protein MENVLAKALYDNVAESPDELSFRKGDIMTVLEQDTQGLDGWWLCSLHGRQGIVPGNRLKILVGMYDKKPAGPGPGPPATPAQPQPGLHAPAPPASQYTPMLPNTYQPQPDSVYLVPTPSKAQQGLYQVPGPSPQFQSPPAKQTSTFSKQTPHHPFPSPATDLYQVPPGPGGPAQDIYQVPPSAGMGHDIYQVPPSMDTRSWEGTKPPAKVVVPTRVGQGYVYEAAQPEQDEYDIPRHLLAPGPQDIYDVPPVRGLLPSQYGQEVYDTPPMAVKGPNGRDPLLEVYDVPPSVEKGLPPSNHHAVSKCQGNARARLRLWGVWVYDVPPSVSKDVPDGPLLREETYDVPPAFAKTKPFDPARTPLVLAAPPPDSPPAEDVYDVPPPAPDLYDVPPGLRRPGPGTLYDVPRERVLPPEVADGGVVDSGVYAVPPPAEREAPAEGKRLSASSTGSTRSSQSASSLEVAGPGREPLELEVAVEALARLQQGVSATVAHLLDLAGSAGGTGSWRSPSEPQEPLVQDLQAAVAAVQSAVHELLEFARSAVGNAAHTSDRALHAKLSRQLQKMEDVHQTLVAHGQALDAGRGGSGATLEDLDRLVACSRAVPEDAKQLASFLHGNASLLFRRTKAPAPGPEGGGTLHPNPTDKTSSIQSRPLPSPPKFTSQDSPDGQYENSEGGWMEDYDYVHLQGKEEFEKTQKELLEKGSITRQGKSQLELQQLKQFERLEQEVSRPIDHDLANWTPAQPLAPGRTGGLGPSDRQLLLFYLEQCEANLTTLTNAVDAFFTAVATNQPPKIFVAHSKFVILSAHKLVFIGDTLSRQAKAADVRSQVTHYSNLLCDLLRGIVATTKAAALQYPSPSAAQDMVERVKELGHSTQQFRRVLGQLAAA; from the exons ATGGAG AACGTGCTGGCCAAAGCCCTCTATGACAATGTGGCCGAGTCCCCGGATGAGCTCTCCTTCCGCAAGGGCGACATCATGACGGTGCTGGAGCAGGACACGCAGGGCCTGGACGGCTGGTGGCTCTGCTCGCTGCATGGGCGCCAGGGCATCGTGCCTGGGAACCGCCTCAAGATCTTGGTGGGCATGTATGATAAGAAGCCAGCAGGGCCTGGCCCCGGCCCTCCTGCCACCCCGgcccagcctcagcctggccTCCATGCCCCAGCGCCTCCGGCCTCCCAGTACACGCCCATGCTCCCCAACACCTACCAGCCCCAGCCAGACAGCGTCTACCTGGTGCCCACTCCCAGCAAGGCTCAGCAAGGCCTCTACCAAGTCCCGGGTCCCAGCCCTCAGTTCCAGTCGCCCCCAGCCAAGCAGACATCCACCTTCTCGAAGCAGACACCCCATCACCCGTTTCCCAGCCCGGCCACAGACCTGTACCAGGTGCCCCCAGGGCCTGGAGGCCCTGCCCAGGATATTTACCAGGTGCCACCTTCTGCCGGGATGGGGCATGACATCTACCAGGTCCCCCCGTCCATGGACACACGCAGCTGGGAAGGCACGAAGCCCCCGGCAAAG GTGGTGGTGCCCACCCGCGTGGGGCAGGGCTATGTATACGAGGCCGCCCAGCCGGAGCAGGACGAGTACGACATCCCGCGACACCTGCTGGCCCCAGGGCCACAGGACATCTATGATGTGCCCCCGGTTCGGGGGCTGCTTCCCAGCCAGTATGGCCAGGAG GTGTATGACACACCCCCCATGGCTGTCAAGGGTCCCAATGGCCGAGACCCGTTGCTGGAGGTGTATGACGTGCCCCCCAGTGTGGAGAAGGGCCTGCCACCGTCCAACCACCACGCAGTGAGCAAATGCCAGGGCAATGCCAGGGCCAGGCTGaggctgtggggtgtctgg GTCTACGACGTTCCTCCATCGGTGAGCAAGGATGTGCCCGATGGCCCACTGCTGCGTGAGGAGACCTACGATGTGCCCCCCGCCTTCGCCAAGACCAAGCCCTTTGACCCGGCCCGCACCCCACTGGTACTGGCTGCGCCCCCTCCAGACTCCCCGCCGGCCGAGGACGTGTATGACGTGCCGCCCCCGGCTCCTGACCTCTACGACGTGCCCCCTGGCTTGCGGCGGCCTGGCCCGGGCACCCTGTACGATGTGCCCCGTGAACGGGTGCTTCCTCCTGAGGTGGCTGATGGTGGCGTGGTCGACAGTGGTGTGTATGCGGTGCCTCCCCCAGCTGAACGTGAAGCCCCGGCAGAGGGCAAGCGCCTGTCGGCCTCCAGCACCGGCAGCACACGCAGCAGCCAGTCTGCGTCCTCCTTGGAGGTGGCAGGGCCGGGCCGGGAACCCCTGGAGCTGGAAGTTGCTGTGGAGGCCCTGGCACGGCTGCAGCAGGGTGTGAGCGCCACCGTTGCCCACCTTCTGGACCTGGCAGGCAGCGCCGGTGGGACTGGGAGCTGGCGTAGCCCCTCTGAGCCACAGGAGCCGCTGGTGCAGGACCTGCAGGCTGCTGTGGCCGCCGTCCAGAGTGCCGTCCACGAGCTGTTGGAGTTTGCCCGCAGCGCGGTGGGCAATGCTGCCCACACATCTGACCGTGCCCTGCATGCCAAGCTTAGCCGGCAGCTGCAGAAGATGGAGGACGTGCACCAGACGCTGGTGGCACATGGTCAGGCCCTCGACGCTGGCCGGGGAGGCTCTGGAGCCACCCTTGAGGACCTGGACCGGCTGGTGGCCTGCTCGCGGGCTGTGCCCGAGGACGCCAAGCAGCTGGCCTCCTTCCTGCATGGCAATGCCTCACTGCTCTTCAGACGGACCAAGGCCCCTGCCCCGGGGCCTGAGGGGGGTGGCACCCTGCACCCCAACCCCACTGACAAGACCAGCAGCATCCAGTCACGACCCCTGCCCTCACCCCCTAAGTTCACCTCCCAGGACTCGCCAGATGGGCAGTACGAGAACAGCGAGGGGGGCTGGATGGAGGACTATGACTACGTCCACCTACAG GGGAAGGAGGAGTTTGAGAAGACCCAGAAGGAGCTGCTGGAAAAGGGCAGCATCACGCGGCAGGGCAAGAGCCAGCTGGAGTTGCAGCAG ctgaAGCAGTTTGAACGACTGGAACAGGAGGTGTCACGGCCCATAGACCACGACCTGGCCAACTGGACGCCAGCCCAACCCCTGGCCCCGGGGCGAACAGGCGGCCTGGGGCCCTCGGACCGGCAGCTGCTGCTCTTCTACCTGGAGCAGTGTGAGGCCAACCTGACCACACTGACCAACGCCGTGGACGCCTTCTTTACCGCCGTGGCCACCAACCAGCCGCCCAAGATCTTTGTGGCGCACAGCAAGTTCGTCATCCTCAGCGCCCACAAGCTGGTGTTCATCGGGGACACACTGTCACGGCAGGCCAAGGCTGCTGACGTGCGCAGCCAGGTGACCCATTACAGCAACCTGCTGTGCGACCTCCTGCGCGGCATCGTGGCCACCACCAAGGCCGCTGCCTTGCAGTACCCATCGCCTTCCGCGGCCCAGGACATGGTGGAGAGGGTCAAGGAGCTGGGCCACAGCACCCAGCAGTTCCGCCGCGTCCTAGGCCAGCTGGCAGCCGCCTGA
- the BCAR1 gene encoding breast cancer anti-estrogen resistance protein 1 isoform X15, producing MENVLAKALYDNVAESPDELSFRKGDIMTVLEQDTQGLDGWWLCSLHGRQGIVPGNRLKILVGMYDKKPAGPGPGPPATPAQPQPGLHAPAPPASQYTPMLPNTYQPQPDSVYLVPTPSKAQQGLYQVPGPSPQFQSPPAKQTSTFSKQTPHHPFPSPATDLYQVPPGPGGPAQDIYQVPPSAGMGHDIYQVPPSMDTRSWEGTKPPAKVYDVPPSVSKDVPDGPLLREETYDVPPAFAKTKPFDPARTPLVLAAPPPDSPPAEDVYDVPPPAPDLYDVPPGLRRPGPGTLYDVPRERVLPPEVADGGVVDSGVYAVPPPAEREAPAEGKRLSASSTGSTRSSQSASSLEVAGPGREPLELEVAVEALARLQQGVSATVAHLLDLAGSAGGTGSWRSPSEPQEPLVQDLQAAVAAVQSAVHELLEFARSAVGNAAHTSDRALHAKLSRQLQKMEDVHQTLVAHGQALDAGRGGSGATLEDLDRLVACSRAVPEDAKQLASFLHGNASLLFRRTKAPAPGPEGGGTLHPNPTDKTSSIQSRPLPSPPKFTSQDSPDGQYENSEGGWMEDYDYVHLQGKEEFEKTQKELLEKGSITRQGKSQLELQQLKQFERLEQEVSRPIDHDLANWTPAQPLAPGRTGGLGPSDRQLLLFYLEQCEANLTTLTNAVDAFFTAVATNQPPKIFVAHSKFVILSAHKLVFIGDTLSRQAKAADVRSQVTHYSNLLCDLLRGIVATTKAAALQYPSPSAAQDMVERVKELGHSTQQFRRVLGQLAAA from the exons ATGGAG AACGTGCTGGCCAAAGCCCTCTATGACAATGTGGCCGAGTCCCCGGATGAGCTCTCCTTCCGCAAGGGCGACATCATGACGGTGCTGGAGCAGGACACGCAGGGCCTGGACGGCTGGTGGCTCTGCTCGCTGCATGGGCGCCAGGGCATCGTGCCTGGGAACCGCCTCAAGATCTTGGTGGGCATGTATGATAAGAAGCCAGCAGGGCCTGGCCCCGGCCCTCCTGCCACCCCGgcccagcctcagcctggccTCCATGCCCCAGCGCCTCCGGCCTCCCAGTACACGCCCATGCTCCCCAACACCTACCAGCCCCAGCCAGACAGCGTCTACCTGGTGCCCACTCCCAGCAAGGCTCAGCAAGGCCTCTACCAAGTCCCGGGTCCCAGCCCTCAGTTCCAGTCGCCCCCAGCCAAGCAGACATCCACCTTCTCGAAGCAGACACCCCATCACCCGTTTCCCAGCCCGGCCACAGACCTGTACCAGGTGCCCCCAGGGCCTGGAGGCCCTGCCCAGGATATTTACCAGGTGCCACCTTCTGCCGGGATGGGGCATGACATCTACCAGGTCCCCCCGTCCATGGACACACGCAGCTGGGAAGGCACGAAGCCCCCGGCAAAG GTCTACGACGTTCCTCCATCGGTGAGCAAGGATGTGCCCGATGGCCCACTGCTGCGTGAGGAGACCTACGATGTGCCCCCCGCCTTCGCCAAGACCAAGCCCTTTGACCCGGCCCGCACCCCACTGGTACTGGCTGCGCCCCCTCCAGACTCCCCGCCGGCCGAGGACGTGTATGACGTGCCGCCCCCGGCTCCTGACCTCTACGACGTGCCCCCTGGCTTGCGGCGGCCTGGCCCGGGCACCCTGTACGATGTGCCCCGTGAACGGGTGCTTCCTCCTGAGGTGGCTGATGGTGGCGTGGTCGACAGTGGTGTGTATGCGGTGCCTCCCCCAGCTGAACGTGAAGCCCCGGCAGAGGGCAAGCGCCTGTCGGCCTCCAGCACCGGCAGCACACGCAGCAGCCAGTCTGCGTCCTCCTTGGAGGTGGCAGGGCCGGGCCGGGAACCCCTGGAGCTGGAAGTTGCTGTGGAGGCCCTGGCACGGCTGCAGCAGGGTGTGAGCGCCACCGTTGCCCACCTTCTGGACCTGGCAGGCAGCGCCGGTGGGACTGGGAGCTGGCGTAGCCCCTCTGAGCCACAGGAGCCGCTGGTGCAGGACCTGCAGGCTGCTGTGGCCGCCGTCCAGAGTGCCGTCCACGAGCTGTTGGAGTTTGCCCGCAGCGCGGTGGGCAATGCTGCCCACACATCTGACCGTGCCCTGCATGCCAAGCTTAGCCGGCAGCTGCAGAAGATGGAGGACGTGCACCAGACGCTGGTGGCACATGGTCAGGCCCTCGACGCTGGCCGGGGAGGCTCTGGAGCCACCCTTGAGGACCTGGACCGGCTGGTGGCCTGCTCGCGGGCTGTGCCCGAGGACGCCAAGCAGCTGGCCTCCTTCCTGCATGGCAATGCCTCACTGCTCTTCAGACGGACCAAGGCCCCTGCCCCGGGGCCTGAGGGGGGTGGCACCCTGCACCCCAACCCCACTGACAAGACCAGCAGCATCCAGTCACGACCCCTGCCCTCACCCCCTAAGTTCACCTCCCAGGACTCGCCAGATGGGCAGTACGAGAACAGCGAGGGGGGCTGGATGGAGGACTATGACTACGTCCACCTACAG GGGAAGGAGGAGTTTGAGAAGACCCAGAAGGAGCTGCTGGAAAAGGGCAGCATCACGCGGCAGGGCAAGAGCCAGCTGGAGTTGCAGCAG ctgaAGCAGTTTGAACGACTGGAACAGGAGGTGTCACGGCCCATAGACCACGACCTGGCCAACTGGACGCCAGCCCAACCCCTGGCCCCGGGGCGAACAGGCGGCCTGGGGCCCTCGGACCGGCAGCTGCTGCTCTTCTACCTGGAGCAGTGTGAGGCCAACCTGACCACACTGACCAACGCCGTGGACGCCTTCTTTACCGCCGTGGCCACCAACCAGCCGCCCAAGATCTTTGTGGCGCACAGCAAGTTCGTCATCCTCAGCGCCCACAAGCTGGTGTTCATCGGGGACACACTGTCACGGCAGGCCAAGGCTGCTGACGTGCGCAGCCAGGTGACCCATTACAGCAACCTGCTGTGCGACCTCCTGCGCGGCATCGTGGCCACCACCAAGGCCGCTGCCTTGCAGTACCCATCGCCTTCCGCGGCCCAGGACATGGTGGAGAGGGTCAAGGAGCTGGGCCACAGCACCCAGCAGTTCCGCCGCGTCCTAGGCCAGCTGGCAGCCGCCTGA